A genome region from Anopheles stephensi strain Indian chromosome 2, UCI_ANSTEP_V1.0, whole genome shotgun sequence includes the following:
- the LOC118505310 gene encoding tubulin alpha-1 chain, with the protein MRECISVHVGQAGVQIGNACWELYCLEHGIQPDGQMPSDKTIGGGDDSFNTFFSETGAGKHVPRAVFVDLEPTVVDEVRTGTYRQLFHPEQLITGKEDAANNYARGHYTIGKEIVDLVLDRIRKLADQCTGLQGFLIFHSFGGGTGSGFTSLLMERLSVDYGKKSKLEFAIYPAPQVSTAVVEPYNSILTTHTTLEHSDCAFMVDNEAIYDICRRNLDIERPTYTNLNRLIGQIVSSITASLRFDGALNVDLTEFQTNLVPYPRIHFPLVTYAPVISAEKAYHEQLSVSEITNACFEPANQMVKCDPRHGKYMACCMLYRGDVVPKDVNAAIATIKTKRTIQFVDWCPTGFKVGINYQPPTVVPGGDLAKVQRAVCMLSNTTAIAEAWARLDHKFDLMYAKRAFVHWYVGEGMEEGEFSEAREDLAALEKDYEEVGMDSGDGEGEGAEEY; encoded by the exons ATG CGTGAGTGCATTTCCGTACACGTTGGACAGGCCGGTGTGCAGATCGGTAATGCCTGCTGGGAGCTGTACTGTCTGGAGCATGGCATCCAACCGGACGGTCAGATGCCGTCGGACAAGACCATCGGCGGTGGAGACGATTCGTTCAACACCTTCTTCTCGGAGACCGGTGCCGGCAAGCATGTGCCGCGTGCCGTCTTCGTCGATCTGGAACCGACGGTAGTGGATGAGGTGCGTACCGGTACGTACCGCCAGCTGTTCCACCCGGAGCAGCTGATCACCGGCAAGGAGGACGCCGCGAACAACTACGCCCGTGGTCACTATACCATCGGCAAGGAGATCGTCGATCTGGTGCTGGACCGCATCCGCAAGCTGGCCGACCAGTGCACGGGTCTGCAGGGTTTCCTGATCTTCCACTCGTTCGGTGGCGGTACCGGTTCCGGATTCACCTCGCTGCTGATGGAGCGTCTGTCGGTCGATTATGGCAAGAAGTCGAAGCTCGAGTTTGCCATCTACCCGGCGCCGCAGGTTTCGACGGCCGTCGTGGAACCGTACAACTCGATCCTGACCACGCACACCACGCTGGAACACTCGGACTGCGCGTTCATGGTCGACAACGAGGCCATCTACGACATCTGCCGCCGCAACCTGGACATCGAGCGACCGACCTACACCAACCTGAACCGTCTGATCGGTCAGATCGTGTCGTCGATCACTGCCTCGCTCCGGTTCGATGGTGCCCTGAACGTCGACCTGACGGAGTTCCAGACGAATCTGGTACCGTACCCGCGTATCCACTTCCCGCTCGTTACCTACGCACCGGTCATCTCGGCGGAGAAGGCCTACCACGAGCAGCTGTCGGTGTCGGAGATCACCAACGCTTGCTTCGAGCCGGCCAACCAGATGGTGAAGTGTGATCCGCGCCACGGCAAGTACATGGCCTGCTGTATGCTGTACCGGGGTGATGTGGTGCCGAAGGACGTTAACGCGGCCATCGCCACCATCAAGACCAAGCGCACGATTCAGTTCGTGGACTGGTGTCCGACCGGTTTCAAGGTTGGCATCAACTATCAGCCACCGACCGTCGTGCCGGGTGGTGATCTGGCCAAGGTGCAGCGTGCCGTGTGCATGTTGTCCAACACGACCGCCATCGCGGAGGCGTGGGCCCGTCTCGATCACAAGTTCGATCTGATGTACGCCAAGCGTGCGTTCGTCCACTGGTACGTCGGCGAGGGTATGGAGGAGGGTGAGTTCTCGGAGGCGCGTGAAGATTTGGCCGCCCTCGAGAAGGATTACGAAGAGGTCGGCATGGATTCGGGCGATGGCGAAGGTGAGGGTGCTGAAGAGTACTAG